One Haliaeetus albicilla chromosome 20, bHalAlb1.1, whole genome shotgun sequence genomic window, tccacagccaTTCATGTTCTATTAACCTGACTGTTGTTTTTCAGCTACATTTGATTTTTATGCTTCTGTTAAAAAGAACTCAGAAATTTTTCCCATAATGGGTGTTTACAGTTTATTGTAGCGTTAGCTGCTGCTCCTTATGTGAGTACCTGCTGTAGTGTATCTATGGAGACATCACTGATTTGGGCAGTTTCTGAACTCGGAGCtttccagtgttttaaaaatcagttagTTCACATATCTGTGAGTCAGTataatttttaatgctgtgtttcacatttttattgttattattattattaacattgTACATTGGGATGTCAGAGCAAATACTGATCTGTTTACTTGCACAATGTGCTAGTCAGTGAGTTGTTTCTTGTAACCCTCTCAGTAGGATTATTTGGGAGGAAATATGATCTCCTGTGAGTAGGGAGCATAGGGTGCCTTCCTCAATGGAAGACTGTTTTACTACTGATTTCCAAGAGATTAAAATAGGCCCAGTGTCCTTTTGCCATACACTGTACTGAAGGAGATACTTAGAGTATAAGCACCAGCTCTTGTAAATGTATGTTCAAAAGAAGTGTTCTCTTGTCTCCATTGAAACTTCTCTGTCAAGAGTACTAGTAAGACTGTATTTTAAGAAGTAAGTTCTGGCTTAAAATGTAACAGAGGATGTTTGAGGAATATGAAAGTTAAAATTACAAAAGTGCGAGTCTTTGAATATGCAATCCCTTTGCATTAGTGATTACTGTAATATAATGCATTCTTATAAACATAcagtaatgtattttattatagCGTAATATAATTTCATATAATCTTATAAAATGATAATGTATCATCATGTTTTATAATAATAGAATTTATAATCTATAAACATGCCCTGTGCTATACATTATATTACATACTAATCTATTAACATAgattatgtatatttttttttttacaatgtatTATAGTAtctacaattatttttcttttctctttgcaggaAGTTCAAGAAAAAGCCtctatttttaatatgcagTTGGACTTAACTGGGGCAGTTCCCAGCCTTATAGTTGCCTTTGTCATTGTAGCTAATGGGGATCGCCAGGGACGCAAAAGGTCTTTAGTTTTACCATCAACGGGAGCTTTGATTGCTGATATTTGCCTCACTGTAATAGCGTATTTTTCCTTGTCCCTCTCTATCCTATTTGCGGTTGCATTTGTTACTGGACTGTTTGGGAGTATGGCAACTTTCCTTGGAGGAGGCTTTGCTTTTATAGCAGATGTGTGTCACgatgagaagcagaaaacaacaCGAATAGCTGTGGTGGATTTGATTTTTGGAGTTGTATCTGGATTGGCAGGGCTGTCATCTGGCTACTTTCTAAGAGGAATAGGCTTTACATGGACATTTGTGACAGCATCTCTGCTTCATGTCATTAATATTATctatattatattttttctgGAAGATACAGTAGGCGTGTCTGAATTCCAGCATGAGGCACCAGTATCCTGTAAAGAACTTCTTAGAGAGACATTTTGTGGCGTGtacatgctttttaaaactgcCCCTTATAAAAAGAGAATTTTGATAATTGTGttactttttatatttatgaCTTATTTGTTTACTATGGTTGGTGGGAGTTCGCTTTTTACACTGTATGAACTGGATGAGCCACTCTGCTGGAATGAAGTATACATTGGATATGGAGCAGCTGCAttcacttctgtttctctgaCCAGTTTTTTAGGAGTTTACTTATTTTCTAAATGTCTCAAAGACATTTATATTGTCTTTATCGGGATATTTTCTTACATTGGAGGAATGGTCATGGCTGCCTTCGCTAAAACTACCCTGCTCATGTTTTTAGGTGAGTTCTGAATCAATTGTTCCATGGTCAacaatatatatgaaaatactgCTATGTTATCTGTAGTGAGTGCAGTTGGTAGGTAGTGGACATAGCATCTTGAAAGGGCCATAGAGAGGTAAAGTACACAAGGTTGGTCAGACTGATGTAGGCGTTAATTAAAAGATGAAGTGTGTGGACAGAGGACAGAATTACTTGCTTATTATTTGGTTTTAGTGCCATACAGATATATTGGatttattaatttctctgtgcttAGATAATTGTGTCTCAGTGTGCTTCTAGTTTGACTTTTCTATTGCCTTTTACTATATGGGGAACTGAGCATTCAAAAGTATATGACTAATTCATTTGCAATGTATTTGTAAAACCCTGGATTTTTATTACTTCAGTGTCTCATGACTGATTCCTTGCTTCACAGTAAGAGTGCCATCTTTGCTCTGCTTTATGCCTATTCCTGTTCTCCGATCCATGCTGTCAAAAGTGGTTCTCACTGGTGAACAGGGTGAGtagaatttgtttttaaacaatacAATAATATGATATGTCAGAACAGAGATGCACCAAGATTACTTTTAAACAAACAGATATGTATTGGTATTTTaagactgcttttctttcaagttcCATATAATATGACCCTGTGTCATGATTGATATTAATggtttttattctgaatttaatataaaaaacatTGTGTTTAAAAACTACTGCAA contains:
- the SLC46A3 gene encoding LOW QUALITY PROTEIN: lysosomal proton-coupled steroid conjugate and bile acid symporter SLC46A3 (The sequence of the model RefSeq protein was modified relative to this genomic sequence to represent the inferred CDS: inserted 1 base in 1 codon; deleted 3 bases in 2 codons), giving the protein MAAAAFVPSALGGTRTRAGGRDDETPPLRDGAARLVPPPAVRPRRHCATSAGGXGAEESGRAGGSSARGAQPDMRKVLCVEPVIFIYMFASSLTSPLVQQFIYRRLWEEEYNSTFVSDSNASACEQNKSSPAYIKQKEVQEKASIFNMQLDLTGAVPSLIVAFVIVANGDRQGRKRSLVLPSTGALIADICLTVIAYFSLSLSILFAVAFVTGLFGSMATFLGGGFAFIADVCHDEKQKTTRIAVVDLIFGVVSGLAGLSSGYFLRGIGFTWTFVTASLLHVINIIYIIFFLEDTVGVSEFQHEAPVSCKELLRETFCGVYMLFKTAPYKKRILIIVLLFIFMTYLFTMVGGSSLFTLYELDEPLCWNEVYIGYGAAAFTSVSLTSFLGVYLFSKCLKDIYIVFIGIFSYIGGMVMAAFAKTTLLMFLVRVPSLLCFMPIPVLRSMLSKVVLTGEQGAVFACIACLEVVTGTISLSVFNILYAATVAWFSGFSFLLSAGLCLIPLAVLCWLLCTSWNGEDLALLVPEEVSSIESTDS